acttcttGGTGTAACCTCACGGATTTGAGCGGTCAACGGGTTCCTCGCTGAGTCCTCCCTGACTTTGCTGTGCAGGTTGTGATCCGAAGGCGCCCCCTGCTGTACGTGGTGGGCCTCCTCATCCCCAGCATCTTCCTCATGCTAGTGGACGTGATGAGCTTCTACCTGCCCGCGAGCAGCGGCACCCGCATCGGCTTCAAGATCAGCACGCTGCTGGGCTACACCCTCTTCAGAGTCAACCTGAGGGATGAGTTGCCCGCCACCGCTGTCGCCACTCCGCTCATAGGCAGGGAGGGAAAAAGATGACTTTGTGTTCTGTAGTCCGTTATAGACGGTCTTACTGCAACTGACCTTGCGTTAAAACTTTGTGTTAAAAGGTGTGTTCTTCGCCGTGTGCATGGCGCTGCTCATGCTCAGCCTGACCAAGTCCATCCTGGTGGTGAAACTGCTGCACCACAGCGAAAAGGAGGTACGGGAAATGTCCGTGTCGGCCTGCCTGCTGGACAAGTACGGCCTCGCCGAGAGCACCATGACGTCCACCAGAACACTCGACCAGCTCAACCATTCTGAAGGTGAAGTTCAGGGAAAAGATTTGcaggtttagtttttttgtgggCTGTTTCAACAGGAACCGGGTTTACGGAGATCAAgtgagtaggggtgtgaattacctagtacctgacgattcgattcggatcgcgattcataggtcacgattcgattcaataccgattaatctcgaCAAaatttataaatcgattgttgcgattttgttactcaaatttagaaaatactaaccagtaaacttgtacatgtacactgtaagatttgtatgaacatgttttatttatttatctgaaatttcagtcataactgtgagtcactgtatttaacaggttgtcatatgtttcatatttgaacagcttttaaataaaatattaaaccttaatgttccatgaattaatttaacatttttctatgattaaggtgtgaaccctaaccataagtaagacgttttgttgaatatttttccatcaaaaatggatgtttaaaaatcgattcggccacctattgaatcgattcgagaattgtgcgatgtaatatcgcgatatattgccgaattgatttttttttaacacccctacaagtGAGGCAAGGTCTGAGGAAAAACTGGAGAAGAGACGATCCTCAATGCAGTGTTTGGATCTGGGTGGGGTTCGGGTGACGTTTGTCAGAACTAAAGAGTGGTCGCCGGGTTCTTGATGGCCTTGAAGGATGTGAGGACTTAAGCGTGGTTCCCCACTAAGAGGGAGTCTTCAAGTTACgtcggagttccgttcctacgctaaCGATGTAACCTAAATTCGACTTTAAGgcactgtctgccagtttcactctggaaaaggcactttttaaatacaggatttaaacaatcaaactacttctcaacttacatatcagggcttgtcttcatttctggtggtgagttcgtcctaaacccgcacccccccagcctgaattttgccattttgtgtttgttttgtaaacagtgggacgtttctgtgggaagacagtgtttacacccctccagccaatcgcagagcgggggggtggcgtgtcgcaaacggggccgggcgaacgtgtcggctacgtgacgtcactcccgcggcaattttaaagcacgcacagattttttatttttactcactcattcacacatgtaaacttctgtgagtgagtgagtcagtgagtgagtgaaaaaaaaaatccgtgcgtgctttcaaattgccgcgggagtgacgtcacaaaaccgacacgttcgcccgcccAGTTTGAGACGCACcacccccctgctctgcgattggctggaggggtgtaaacactgtctttccacagaaacggcccgctgtttacaaaacaaacacaaaatggcaaaatacaggctggtgggggtgcgggtttaggacgaactcaccaccagaaatgaagacaagccctgatatgtaagttgagaagtagtttgattgtttaaatcctgtatttaaaaagtgccttttccagagtgaaactggcagacagtgcctttaagtcgaatttccccattaaagccaatatttgcatcaaaataatttgcattaaaaaaaatctaaaatacattaaaaaagaaaaaaggaagctgccgaagcccaagtctttgtctatgtttgtcagtgtctcttctttctgctgtctttttatgatgtttagcttggtttccatggtaattgattttcttttgactggaccaacattgacagaagacgtagctttcttcttctttggggccattatgtggaaaaaaaaaaaaagagggtgaaaaagccaaagatactgtactcccacaagtgcacaagcgctagcactagcgaAGGGCGAAATagtggacgaggggaaaacactgcaggCTATATGgcagacgaggagccaaaatggcggactgggCCTAACCTTTGTAAAGTTGAAATGCCTTAGTtggagtgcgccttaactcgaggattCCCTTTACTGAAGTAATGCAGTCGTGGTGAGGACATGAGCCAAGTGATAATTGGAGATGAGGGGGGAGATTGAAAGAGGAGGTTTTGGTACTTTGGTTTAATCTGAGCCAGATATAGTCCACCAAGGTCTCAGTGTTAGCCAGGGTTAGCTAAGTCTGGACAAAAAGAAGGAACCAGTTGAGTTTTACGAGGCTAATTTGCGTCCATGTCTCAAAAAGATGCTGCTGACCTATTTTGGTTTTGTTCCTAGATTTGGAGTTTGAGGCCTCGCTGGAAGAGGACCTGGAATCACTGAGCAACATCCAGGAAAATCCTTCCAGCCTGGAGTGGCTCCTCAGGGAGCTGGTCTGCATCCGTCTGGCCTTTTCCCAGGGGGACACAGAGTCTTGGGCGCAGGCTGAATGGTTGGCACTCTGCTCAAAGCTCGACCGCTTCCTCTTCCGCCTCTACCTGATTGTTCTGGCTGCGTACGCCGGGACCCTGCTGCTCTTCTGGGCCAGCTGGAGCTTCGCCTGACGACACATCGGGTGCCTTGCTGCTTATTCCGCGATGCGCTTCTTGTTTACCATTTTCATGAGATTTGTCATGCTGCAAAATATTCCGTCCTAAAATAGTGTTGTATGGAAATAGAAGGCAACAGAACCGATTTTGTAAAGCTCGTCTTCTTTGTGTTGTTTGGAGACGACGATCCCAGGAGATTTGGATGCGTATCACAAGAAGTGAAAAGAAGAGAATATCCGTAACAATTTGCTTCACTTTGTTCTTCAAGTAAGTTTGTCAAACCTGCTTATAACCTGCCTGAATGTTGGACGACTTGTGTTTCTAAATAAAACATAACTGTCATCGTCAATTTGTGTTTCCTTTGTGCTCGTCGTCGTAATGCGACTATATAGTACCGAGACGAGAGCGACATCACGGCAGAAAATCCGTTATAATGATTTCCCAACAGTGGAAATGTACTTAGTGATACTGCATAATGAGACGACACTCGGGGGAGTGAACGCAGCGCCGCTCCGACCGTGCTCATACTTTCATCCCACCGCCACAAAACAGATCAATAAAAACCTATTCGGAGTCGGCGACGGCTGCGTCTCAACTCCCCAGTGGCTTCCTAATAGTCTGGATGAGAACATCAAAAGTGCGCCATCGAAAGATGCCAGTGGAAGAGGTCTATGTTAATGCAGTTTTCACACTATCTGCCAACCTCATCCGCCAGTGGATCTGGTTACATGACGATTATGTAACAGATCTGGAGACGGTCTGTGTGAGCTCGTAGATCTGAAACCAGGTGACCTTGGAATGGGTCTAGTCAAATTATTCATTCAATTGATTTAGCTCTGTGACTGACGTGTGGCCGGGCACAAATGTTTTCCAGATAGAAAACCACACTTATTACGAATGTTTTGCGGCACTGCACATTTACGATTACCTTCTCAGAATTTTGGATTCGGTAACACACAACTGAGAACACCACTACTTGCATTAAGCTTGCACTAGTGTGATTCCTAATTAACTCAATTAACTTGTCTTGACACACAATCTGGTCACACAGCTTGGGTTCAGCTCATCATCGTGTGAGTGCTCCGTGTAGGAGTGGCCTCTCGCAGTGGATGGCTTCACCCTCGCAAGCCGGGCGACGCTAACAAGATTTTCATTGCGCGGCGAGAAGTCGCAGGTGAACGATCGCAATGAGACCAACATCAGCCTGGACTACGCTGCTTCTCTTCTTTGTTATTCAAGGGACATCAAGAACTTGCACAGgtacagaactttttttttctcgaaattcTCATATCTGTTTGAAAGGCTCTGGTAAATGACTATCCCTGTAAAGTCTTCATTTAATTTATAGGAAGATATGACATTTGATATTCTAGCCGTCTTATTTGTCAGGTTGAAGTACAACTAAAAATGTCGTAAAGAAAAACACAGATGAAGTCAGAGTTGGTAGAAAGtgtggaagaaaatgtttacattgttGGCATTGGTCAGTGACTTAATACAATATATGCAATAAATCGTATCCAATACAAATGATATTAATAAATGATTTTAATAAGTGTCAATTGACTTCCTCCGGAAGGACAGTTCTAATAATAAGACGATTGTTGAAAACCATTTCAGCGAAGAAAGTGGGCAGCAGCACCGGCCGATTCGCCAACGCCACATTGGTGCGCCTCTCTGAGTTTTTGAGTGCTGGCTACAAGAAAGGGGTTCGACCCGTGAAAGACTGGCGGACGTCcaccctggtggccatcgaCTTGATGGTTTACTCCATCCTCAACGTGGTGAGGATGTGCGCTATTGTCTCCAAATGCTGTTTAATAGGAACAGATATTCAAACTAGCACATTGAATATTATGATCAGTGTGAAAGGAATTTTCTTCTATGATTCATCAGGATGAAAAGAACCAGGTCTTGACGACGTATGTGTGGTACAGACAGGTAAACAGTCAACATGCAAAGTTGCTCTCAGTGTTGCTATTAAATGTTCTGTAGTGGTTCCATTAAGACTCTCCCATTTTGAACCTTCAAGTCATGGACCGATGAATTCCTGGTCTGGAATCCCGAAGACTTTGACGAGGTCAAGCAAGTTTCTCTACCGACTGCCAACGTGTGGGTGCCGGATATCCTCATCAACGAGTTGTAAGGCCGATTCTCTTTGTCGATTCTTCCGCACttgccagcgacgtcgtcattTGTGACATCTGCCTGTCGAAACAGCGTGGACGTGGGGAAGTCTCCCGACATACCGTACGTGTACGTGACCCACGATGGGCTGGTGCGCAACTACAAGCCGATCCAGGTGGTCACCGCCTGCACGCTCAACATCTACAACTTCCCGTTTGATGTCCAGAAATGCAGCCTGACCTTCCAGAGTTGGCTCCATACAAGTACGGCCGTTTCACGTCAATCGTGTGTAGTTGCTGCTCAACAGACACAATGACTTACAGCCACTCAAGGGGAATTAGCTACCCGTTTGGTAGTTAGGTGATGGGGTGCAAGTTATTTTAGTAAacgaaaaactaacaaacaaaaaaaacaatcttgttcacgaaataaaataaaaacggaaaaagctttttaaataacgaaaactaacaaactacattttaggtttaccaatctaactaaaactaactgtaattaaagaaaatatgtccattgttttagtctttggttattaatttaatacatgaacctttggggatgaatttaaatgtgatttgaactatatttatttcgatattaaccggaataaagacgtttgaaagtgtgttacacagaagtgacgtcatctagcagcagctaaTAGAAAAGTACCTTCGCTAGGtgagaaatgtatttttgcatttaaccatgtttattaaatattgcacaagtaatacacattaaaaaaacaaaacaaaaaaaactagcactgaaactaactcaaactaagcattaaaaaaaaaaaaaaaaaaaaaaacgaaaaccgataaaaactaaaagaaccaccctgaaaactaattaaaactaactaaatttaaaaaacaaaacacaaaatgaaataaaaacgaactaaaatctataataaccctgatggGGTGATGAtgaattctttttcttttttttctcgttgatcattttgttcatttttgagGGGCTTCTACTGTAATTGCAATTAAAGGCAACATGACTCCTTGGCTGAGATAAGTCTTGGATGACTGAATTTCTTGATAAACTGTCATTTTACTAGCTTCATGTTGAGGCGTGTGCTGATGCAGCACGGTCACTCTCCACAAACGAACCAAATTGAAAACTCCCAGGCTTCTCGCCATCCCCGAGTCGGAGCTTCATGTTCTGCCTGGCCCCTGCTGGGTTGTGTGCTCCGAAAGCAGACGCCTTACTGAACGGGGGCGAGATGTTGCCATGACGGTCTCACGCTGCTCTTGACATTTGTGTTCGATCGGCAGTTGATGACATCAACATCACGTTGATGCGCAGCCCCGAGGAGTTGAGGGAGGACAAGAGCGTCTTCATGAACCAAGGAGAGTGGGAGCTGCTGCACATTCTGTCCAACTACAAAATCTTCAGCGTGGACGACGACGATTACTATGCCGAGATGAAGTTTCATGTGAGTTCATCAAATTCAATCATATTTATGTACAAAACACTAGATGGCTCATCTACAAATGAGAGCCAATTGGGAAGAAACATaaccacagggcggccatctttggACAGTGCTGATTGCTAACTCATAACATTACAGTCAATGGATTTCGGATCGATTTCTCAACTCTCCCAAATTTGTAACCGATTTTCTTgttaaatattagggatgtaacgttattcaaacatcacgatacaatatcacaatattatggggaggttggcaatattaaataaaggtcacaatattgtgaaaagtgagctcatacttaaaagaaaaacaatattgtgcttttgtacataatagcaatgcatacaaacaacctacaatctctaataacacttaattgaggcatttacttgctaatgcacacacacattgagttcctccaaatattgactctgttcacaagcatattactgtatgttcccctttatctgaccattagtgtagaacatagaagggccaaaacatgccttgtgaaagccgcactaaaaaactagccaccagagggtgctagaattgcacaaatggaaatcaacctgactttttcaacagatgtgccgcttttaatatcgtgacatgacgacgacaaaattgtggcacttttaatatcgCAACATCACGAtcttgccgttatcgttatatccctattAAATATGTCACGATGACACAACTAtgccatgctaaaaaaaaaaatctgtcaagaATTTTGCAAGTTGAGAGTATTTAAATGATTAAATCATCCAACGTACCGCAGACTACAGCACAATGAACCAGAGCAGTCCCTTATCCTAAAATGGCCGACCAGTGGATATGACATTATCACGacatgaagctcacgatacacttatcacaatattgtgaggtggttggcgatattttaaaaaggtcacatttaaaaaaataataataataaaaaaataaataaaaataaaataaaataaaaaataaaataaaaaataaaaaataccaaaaaaaaagcacaatattgcgcttttgTTCATAACatcgttattttattattattatgctttattattattattatgttattattatgttaggttgttaatgcacgcacacattgagttcctatattgacttgcttcatagGCATATtatgtgccccttcatctgacaattagtgtagattttaaacatagaaaggccaaaacatccctaaagaaaattaaattgcactaaaaaactagccacgagagggtgctagaactgcacaaatggaaatcaacctgacattttattttattttttaacagatgtattgAATTTAAATATTGGGAACATAACGATGACGGCATTGTTGCAGTTTTGATATCAtaatatcgcgcttatcgttgcATTCCTAGTCGTTACATTGCCGACTCCGCCTTGAGCCATCTTGTGGTTATATGGGTGCCTCACTAGCAAATTGTGTTACAATACACTTGAGTTTCCTTTTATACAGGTTTGAAAGACGATTTCCCGTTGGCTTTACGGCAGTAATGCAATTAAGGGATGTCCAACCGTTTTTGGTCCAAGCGCACTCAAAAAACTGAACAACGCAGGGGGAACTTTCAAATTATTGGACTTTATTAAACATGTCAAAACCAACCCATCAAGAAACTATTAAAAATTAGCCTTCTGCTATAAAGCTATTAAGTTTAGAGAGGAAGTTGGCGAACTGTTAGTCGTTATCAAGATACATTTGTGACTAAAATGGAAGCTTCTTTGAATCTCCACTGCGCTCAGGTGTATACAGCACAAAAAGATGTTTATTGAAATAAAGTCCAAAGAAATATTACCAGGTGGTGATCCGTCGGCGGCCATTATTCTACACGGTCAACCTGTTGCTGCCCAGCATCTTCCTGATGGTGATGGACATCGTGGGCTTCTATCTGCCCCCCGACAGCGGCGAGAGAGTTTCTTTCAAGATCACCTTGCTGCTGGGATACTCAGTCTTCCTCATCATCGTATCCGACACTCTGCCTGCCACCGCCATTGGAACGCCACTAATAGGTGAGTGAGTGACGACCACACCCACCTGTCCGGGGTCCATTTTGTTTGTCCGTTTCACTGACTTCTGTGTCGTAGGCGTGTATTTCGTCGTCTGCATGGCCCTCCTGGTGATCAGCCTGACGGAAACGGTGTTGATCGTGCGTCTGGTGCACAAGCAGGAACTGCAGCCCCCCGTGCCCCACTGGCTGAGGTATCTGGTCCTGGAGAGAGCTCCGGCCCTCTTCTGCATCCACAAGAAGCACCGGCTGTGCTCCAGACTGTCCTCGCAGGGCTCAGATATGGACGACTACAAGGACAACAACTATGGGACTGGTGAGATTCTGGCGATACGTGTTGTCTGGTatgcaataacaacaacaacaaaaaatactgtTTTGAAATTGTGTCTTAGATTTCAGGTCACGGTTCGGTTCATATTTCAGTTTCAATTTgctcattcatccattttctcatcACGTCTCTCGTCAGTCAGTTGCAGGGCACAGAAATACACAACCATTCACTCTCATTTCACACCGTCCAAATTATCAGTATTGTCATGTCGGATATTTCGGTTCACATGAAGAGTTTTAACATAACTCGCGAACTGCACTGTATTCATTCAGGCTGGGTAtccattctaatttcctcaatcaattcgattttgattcacaagagttcagttcaatcCAATGTCAATTATTCATGGAtcattattttttcttaaatgtcagTGGCCGtggtaaaactgcacaaatattacattttaataataaagtcAATTTTGCGGAGGCCGTAACTAGTCAAATGATTACGTTTATTCATGAAAGTAATGTGTTAagagttacacaaacattgacaatcatcagcaaggatgagatgaaaatattttcataatctaaTAAATATAatctaaaaaatattctgaGTTGTCGTAAAATAATAGAGGTCATGTcttccataaatgtaagaaaatacttttaaattcatgtgaacagtaaataagaacaaagatgcaaaaaaagttttcttaagaatttatgggaaaaaaggaCATATTTAACtaataaattaatgttttttttttaaatcgatattgggcttgaaaaggaaaatcgagtCGGTATCGATAACAgttttccctcgtttatcgcgggtgttaaaaaatacccgcaatcaTGGAAATCtgcgttatttaaaaaaaaaaaaaaaaaaatatatcaagttaattatatatattttttcgtttgttAGATATTTTTTcgctttggtatgatttttactttattataaatgctttttcattcatcatatatgctttttcattcatcatatatgttttttcatttaaattatttttaccattaaaagtatgttgttggtttttttttaatttactgattATACAGcatagtatattttttttaaattgattatatgtttttttcattttggtatgatttttagtttattatgaatgatttggtttttttttttccatttattaattttattccattaaaagtatgttttttttaaatttacttattatacagcacattatatattttctatctccgtaATGCAATGTCGTGGGGCGATGGGGCTGACACCGTTGAAAAGGTCTCGGCGAGACGAATCCACGGATGTCCGTATGTCCCCGGTTGGACGTCGTGTTTGAGAGATACGGCCGTGCAAAgactcaaaaaaataaacaaaagaaaaagcacgtaaaaaacaaacaaacaaaaaaaacacacgctgCATTAGAAATCCGCGAAGCAGCGaggccgcgaaagatgaacccgcaaTAAACGAGGAAAcactatttgatttatttttaaacggagGAGCGTGTGACAGTTAAACTTGCCGTCATCCATCTTCATCCTCGTCAGTCCAGTGTCGGCTCCACCACACCTGCGAGCTCGGCCGGCAGCACGAGAGGGAGGCGGCCCTGTTGGGTCGGGGCTTGCCGCCCCCCAGGGACCCGTCGCCGCCCGTCGTCAGCAACATCCTGCAGGAGGTGACGGCGATACGCAACTTCCTGGAGAAACGGGACCGCGGCAACGAGGTGGCCAAGGAGTGGCTGCAGGTGGGCTACGTGCTGGACGTGCTGCTCTTCAGGGTCTACCTGGTGGCCGTGGTGGCCTACAGCATCACGCTGGGCACACTGTGGTCTGTGTGGCAGGTGGCCTGACGATGGGAAGGTTCGGGTCGCTCCGCGGAAAGTTGCAAAAACGACACGGCAGTCTGCTCAGAGTTCGGGGACACTTGCAAGAGGTGGCGAGTCGGCAACACCCAGTTGGCttgactaaaaataatttggccAGTTCCATGAGGTGCAATGATTTTTTCCAGCTTTGGGATGTCCACAGACATAAGGCATCGCTGTTTCGTTGTGTGCTTATTAATATGATTTGGATAAACAGCAAAAGTAACTAGActgagtgcaatttctggagaaattgcgtgggaatgctgaaagctgaatgctaagagtttgaatgcatgtagaatgcttatgaagccaattgagagataaattatgaaattctaaaattataacctcctggttactggacaatgcgtttttaccaactgtgccatgtGGAAagcgatacttagaaaaagttcaatgtctgtcccattgaaaatgaatggggaaaagttgatattaaatgttaaattgagcAAATACTgttagtaatgtggaatcagacgatatactATATACCcaggaaggcgtgaatttttgaagctagttgaaatttgaacaatgtaaattggaagtattatgtgggagttgttacgcggcaaaaaaatgtggagaataaaaatcacaataacatatgtgggaatatcAGCAACAATTAACTCAAATGTTTGATTATCCAACAGCATTGCATCACATTATTCACGTCATGttgttagtagggatgtaacgataacggcaatatcgtgatattaaaactgccacaatatatcgtggtcgtcatgtcacgatattaaaagcaacagaTCTGTTGAAAAAGTTTGATTTCCATGCAGTTCTTGCaccttctggtggctagtttttcttTAGtgaagtttaattttcacaaggcatgttttgacccttcgatgtttaaaatccacgctaatgatcagatgaaggggcacataatatgcttgtttagcgagtcaatatgtggagcaactcaatgtgtgcgtgcattagcaagtacctcaatattaagtattattagagattgtagtttgattatatgcattgctgtcatgtacaaaagcacaacattgtttttttttatttagcatgagctattttattttattttttacaatattgtggctctctttgtatcgccaacttccccacaatatcgtgataattatcgtatcgtgactttcacatcgtgataatatcgaatcgtgatgtttggatatcgttacatccctagtcattaGGGTCAGTGCCAATATGTGAAAGGATACAGAGACTGTACAGCATCAAGTCACAATTATTTAACCATCATGCATTACTGGTGATTAATTTATGCATGTAcaaactgtaaaaacaaaacttacCAAAGTAGTGTAAAAAACTTAATGACTATCATGATGTGATTTTACACTGTGTGTATTTGTCCACTTGTCGCCCATTTATAAAATCTGAATCTGtctaaagggacacttgactcattgagccattttcaccaGTAATAAGTTagtattttgttgaaaattaatgtagtaacttcattatttttcatgtacaattaatgcctttaaaaagtattttttttttacttctgttgactgaagatgacatcagctgtgctgcggaagtaggtaacggacaatcatggctcacctgttttctgggtttggtccgtaaactgagccatgattggccgttacctatttcctcagcacaggtgatgtcatcatcatcatcatcatcagtcgacagcaaggagaaaaaatactttttaaaggtgctaattgtacatgaaaaataatgaagctgcCACATTAATCAtagacaaaatatcaactttttactgctgaaaatggctcaattagtCGAGTATCCTTTAaccccgcccccaacacacacacacacacacacacacacacacacacacacacacacacacacacacacacacacacacacacacacaattttatgcctaaactggcacattaTTAATCCCTATGTGATGAATTGAACACTCTATCCATGTGAAAACTTGACAAAGAAGTCTTATCATGCTGCCCCTGCTGAGAATGCCGTAGTTCTCCCACCCAGCCACCAAGCGGCGCTGTGGACTACTACATTGAAGCCCTTCCAAATGAATGAGAAACTGGGTTGGTTGT
The Festucalex cinctus isolate MCC-2025b chromosome 18, RoL_Fcin_1.0, whole genome shotgun sequence genome window above contains:
- the htr3a gene encoding 5-hydroxytryptamine receptor 3A translates to MRPTSAWTTLLLFFVIQGTSRTCTAKKVGSSTGRFANATLVRLSEFLSAGYKKGVRPVKDWRTSTLVAIDLMVYSILNVDEKNQVLTTYVWYRQSWTDEFLVWNPEDFDEVKQVSLPTANVWVPDILINEFVDVGKSPDIPYVYVTHDGLVRNYKPIQVVTACTLNIYNFPFDVQKCSLTFQSWLHTIDDINITLMRSPEELREDKSVFMNQGEWELLHILSNYKIFSVDDDDYYAEMKFHVVIRRRPLFYTVNLLLPSIFLMVMDIVGFYLPPDSGERVSFKITLLLGYSVFLIIVSDTLPATAIGTPLIGVYFVVCMALLVISLTETVLIVRLVHKQELQPPVPHWLRYLVLERAPALFCIHKKHRLCSRLSSQGSDMDDYKDNNYGTVQCRLHHTCELGRQHEREAALLGRGLPPPRDPSPPVVSNILQEVTAIRNFLEKRDRGNEVAKEWLQVGYVLDVLLFRVYLVAVVAYSITLGTLWSVWQVA